A portion of the Anoxybacillus gonensis genome contains these proteins:
- a CDS encoding pyruvate, water dikinase regulatory protein: MSQIVYVVSDSAGETAELVVKAAASQFQGALVQFRRVPYVEDVETLSEVVALAKMNRGIIVFTLVVPEMRQFLLAEAAREGVPVYDIIGPLIEQMGKLLQMSPRCEPGPVRVLDEDYFRKIEAIEFAVKYDDGRDPRGILRADIVLIGVSRTSKTPLSQYLAHKRFKVANVPIVPEVDPPEELFQVPPEKCFGLKISPEKLNEIRRERLKSLGLDDRAIYANIDRIKEELQYFDGIVKKIGCEVIDVTNKAVEETANVIMNIMRKREK; this comes from the coding sequence ATGAGTCAAATCGTATACGTCGTATCCGACTCAGCAGGGGAGACGGCCGAGCTCGTTGTAAAAGCAGCAGCGAGCCAGTTTCAGGGGGCGCTCGTTCAATTTCGACGTGTTCCTTATGTCGAAGATGTGGAGACGTTATCAGAAGTCGTCGCTTTAGCAAAAATGAATCGAGGCATTATTGTATTTACGTTAGTTGTACCGGAAATGCGTCAATTTTTATTAGCTGAAGCGGCACGTGAAGGAGTGCCTGTATACGACATTATCGGACCGCTTATTGAACAAATGGGAAAGTTATTACAAATGTCGCCACGTTGCGAACCGGGCCCTGTTCGTGTGTTAGATGAAGACTATTTCCGAAAAATCGAAGCCATTGAATTTGCGGTGAAGTACGATGATGGACGTGATCCACGCGGTATTTTGAGAGCGGATATCGTTTTAATTGGTGTATCGCGCACGTCCAAAACACCGTTATCACAATATTTAGCCCATAAACGATTTAAAGTGGCGAACGTCCCGATCGTTCCAGAAGTAGATCCACCTGAAGAATTATTTCAAGTGCCGCCGGAAAAATGTTTTGGTTTAAAAATTAGTCCAGAAAAGCTAAATGAAATTCGTCGTGAGCGGTTAAAATCGCTCGGATTAGATGACCGTGCCATTTATGCAAACATTGATCGAATTAAAGAAGAACTACAATATTTTGATGGGATTGTGAAAAAAATTGGCTGCGAAGTCATTGATGTGACAAATAAAGCAGTCGAAGAAACAGCGAACGTCATTATGAATATTATGCGTAAAAGGGAAAAATAA
- a CDS encoding helix-turn-helix transcriptional regulator: MELNKRQEQILQIVKDHGPITGEHIAEKLNLTRATLRPDLAILTMAGYLEARPRVGYFYTGKTGTQLLADKIKKMKVSDYQSIPVVINENVSVYDAIVTMFLEDVGTLFVVDDESLLVGVLSRKDLLRASIGKQELTSIPVNIIMTRMPNITFCEKDDLLIDVAQKLIEKQIDAMPVVKKVDKGYEVVGRITKTNMTKVLVALAKEDVL, encoded by the coding sequence ATCGAACTCAATAAACGTCAAGAACAAATTTTACAAATCGTCAAAGATCACGGGCCGATTACAGGTGAGCATATTGCGGAAAAGCTCAATTTAACGCGGGCGACGTTACGGCCTGATTTAGCCATTTTAACGATGGCTGGGTACTTAGAAGCAAGACCTCGTGTTGGTTATTTTTATACAGGAAAAACAGGGACGCAATTGCTTGCTGATAAAATTAAAAAAATGAAAGTGAGCGATTATCAGTCCATTCCTGTTGTTATTAATGAAAATGTGAGCGTCTATGATGCGATTGTCACGATGTTTTTAGAAGATGTTGGCACGTTATTTGTTGTAGATGACGAGTCGTTGCTTGTCGGTGTGTTATCTCGTAAAGATTTGTTGCGTGCGAGCATCGGAAAACAAGAGTTGACATCTATTCCTGTCAATATTATTATGACGCGCATGCCGAATATTACATTTTGTGAAAAAGATGATTTGCTTATTGATGTCGCCCAAAAATTAATCGAAAAACAAATTGATGCGATGCCTGTTGTCAAAAAGGTGGACAAAGGGTACGAAGTCGTCGGGCGCATTACGAAAACGAATATGACGAAGGTGCTTGTCGCGTTAGCGAAAGAAGACGTGCTTTAA